Proteins from a genomic interval of Actinoalloteichus hymeniacidonis:
- a CDS encoding ABC transporter substrate-binding protein, with amino-acid sequence MTMRPARRMLPLVAVSVLVATACGAEISSQTADGTTEVTIDNCGRETTYPRPQRPVVYEGGGAEKLFVLGLADQVHGWIATPTNDPAIERSPYREDFERIERLSNDLLNREIVVDAEADWVFAGWNSGFSEERGITPQLLDDLGIASYMHTESCYNFEDGSVNVTPLEGLYIDLADLGEIFGVEERAEEVVTDLRERIAALESDQPTGEAAEVFVYDSGTDQPFTAAAHAPPNDIIAAAGGRNILADLDERWTSVGWESVIEAQPEVIVIIDYGDLPAEDKIEFLRTHPALESVPAVAEEQFYVLNYGEAISGPRMVDGAEKFAEYLRSIGR; translated from the coding sequence ATGACCATGCGCCCCGCGCGTCGAATGCTCCCGCTGGTGGCGGTGAGCGTGCTCGTCGCCACCGCCTGCGGCGCCGAGATCTCCTCGCAGACAGCGGACGGCACCACCGAGGTCACGATCGACAACTGCGGGCGGGAGACCACCTATCCGCGTCCGCAACGCCCCGTCGTCTACGAGGGCGGCGGCGCGGAGAAGCTGTTCGTCCTCGGGCTGGCCGACCAGGTGCACGGCTGGATCGCCACCCCCACCAACGACCCGGCGATCGAGCGATCGCCGTACCGGGAGGACTTCGAACGGATCGAGCGGCTGAGCAACGACCTGTTGAACCGCGAGATCGTCGTCGACGCCGAGGCCGACTGGGTCTTCGCGGGCTGGAACTCGGGCTTCAGCGAGGAACGCGGCATCACCCCGCAGTTGTTGGACGATCTCGGCATCGCCAGCTACATGCACACCGAGAGCTGCTACAACTTCGAGGACGGCTCGGTGAACGTCACTCCTTTGGAGGGGCTCTACATCGACCTCGCCGACCTGGGCGAGATCTTCGGCGTCGAGGAACGAGCCGAGGAGGTCGTCACCGACCTCCGTGAGCGGATCGCCGCCTTGGAGAGCGACCAGCCGACCGGGGAGGCCGCCGAGGTCTTCGTCTACGACTCCGGCACCGATCAGCCGTTCACCGCAGCCGCACATGCACCACCTAACGACATCATCGCGGCGGCGGGCGGCCGCAACATCCTCGCCGACCTCGACGAGCGTTGGACCTCCGTCGGCTGGGAATCGGTCATCGAGGCCCAGCCCGAGGTGATCGTGATCATCGACTACGGCGACCTACCCGCCGAGGACAAGATCGAGTTTCTGCGGACGCATCCGGCCCTGGAATCGGTACCCGCCGTGGCCGAGGAGCAGTTCTACGTTCTGAACTACGGCGAGGCCATCAGCGGGCCCCGGATGGTCGACGGTGCGGAGAAGTTCGCCGAGTACCTGCGCTCTATCGGGCGCTGA
- the secA2 gene encoding accessory Sec system translocase SecA2, whose amino-acid sequence MTGFADGLRDRLRRLFQRHGSVDLKPFRRIVATATGDAEALAGWSDARLTEAAQRLRTTIGESRDTEKKQRGKRGGAKGSGFTDAQASEFCAIGREAADRTLGLRPFDVQLVGTMALLSGHVVEMATGEGKTLSGALAAAGYALQGHRVHILSINDYLARRDAEWMAPAFELLGVTVGWVAETSTPEERRAAYAADITYASVSELGFDVLRDRLCTDADELIVPTPDVVMVDEADSVLVDEAKVPLVLAGARGVGVDDQEMTKVVRRLRRGRHYEVDKDERNVSLTEAGAAEVERALGGVDIYSEEHVGSTLTRVNVALHAHALLHRDVDYLVRDGRVQLINASRGRVALLQRWPDGLQAAVEAKEGLAVSESGDVLDEITVQALIGRYPTLCGMTGTAMPAAEQLYEFYRATIAVVPPNEPCIRIDEPTRLFATRSAKEDAIVAEITARHSEGRPVLVGTQDVAESEQLAKLLEAADVPCVVLNAKNDAEEAGIIADAGAHGRVTVSTQMAGRGTDIKLGGHDGKDRERIVELGGLAVVGTGLHPSNRLDQQLRGRAGRQGDPGGSVFFASAEDELIVQHAPEAAAKLSADEAQEFTGRGAQQAFAHAQRVAEGVGLEIHRNTWRYTSLVSHQRRLISEHRDELLRTDLASRTAAEQHPKRHAELVEELGEETVEQAARLIALYHLDDRWADHLAYLADLRESIHLHALAKENPLDEFHRAAIPAFNKIRTDAADAAADTFETAEITSEGVDLDSEGLRRPSATWTYLVNDNPFGSEADRAIGALRSMALGGRRSSQRSRRSED is encoded by the coding sequence GTGACCGGATTCGCCGACGGGCTGCGGGACCGCCTGAGACGGCTGTTCCAACGGCACGGATCGGTCGACCTCAAGCCGTTCCGCCGGATCGTCGCGACGGCGACCGGCGACGCCGAGGCGCTGGCGGGCTGGTCCGACGCGAGGCTCACCGAGGCCGCGCAACGATTGCGTACGACGATCGGTGAGAGCAGGGACACCGAGAAGAAGCAGCGGGGCAAGCGCGGTGGCGCGAAGGGCTCCGGATTCACCGACGCCCAGGCGTCGGAGTTCTGTGCGATCGGCCGGGAGGCCGCCGATCGGACCCTGGGGCTCCGGCCGTTCGACGTGCAGCTGGTCGGCACGATGGCCCTGCTGTCCGGTCACGTCGTCGAGATGGCCACCGGCGAGGGCAAGACGCTCTCCGGCGCGTTGGCCGCCGCAGGCTATGCCTTGCAGGGCCACCGGGTGCACATCCTGTCGATCAACGACTATCTGGCTCGGCGCGACGCCGAGTGGATGGCCCCGGCGTTCGAGCTGCTCGGGGTGACGGTGGGGTGGGTCGCCGAGACCTCGACGCCCGAGGAGCGGCGCGCGGCCTATGCGGCCGACATCACCTATGCATCGGTCAGCGAACTCGGCTTCGATGTCCTACGGGACCGGCTGTGCACCGATGCGGACGAGCTGATCGTGCCCACGCCGGACGTGGTGATGGTGGACGAGGCCGATTCGGTGCTGGTGGACGAGGCGAAGGTGCCGCTGGTCCTGGCCGGGGCCCGGGGAGTCGGGGTCGACGACCAGGAGATGACCAAGGTGGTGCGCAGGCTCCGGCGGGGCAGGCACTACGAGGTCGACAAGGACGAACGCAACGTCTCGCTCACCGAGGCAGGGGCGGCCGAGGTGGAGCGGGCGCTCGGCGGCGTCGACATCTATTCCGAGGAACACGTGGGCAGCACGCTGACCAGGGTCAACGTCGCCCTCCATGCACACGCGCTGCTGCACCGGGACGTCGATTACCTGGTGCGCGACGGGCGGGTCCAGCTCATCAACGCCTCGCGGGGACGGGTCGCGTTGTTGCAGCGCTGGCCGGACGGACTGCAGGCGGCGGTGGAGGCCAAGGAGGGCTTGGCCGTCAGTGAGAGCGGGGACGTGCTCGACGAGATCACCGTCCAGGCGTTGATCGGCCGTTACCCCACGCTGTGTGGCATGACCGGTACGGCGATGCCCGCCGCCGAGCAGCTGTACGAGTTCTACCGAGCCACGATCGCGGTGGTTCCGCCGAACGAGCCGTGCATCCGAATCGACGAGCCGACCCGGCTGTTCGCGACCAGGTCGGCGAAGGAGGATGCGATCGTCGCGGAGATCACCGCTCGGCACTCCGAGGGCAGACCGGTGCTGGTGGGCACCCAGGACGTCGCCGAGTCCGAACAGCTCGCCAAGCTGCTCGAGGCTGCCGACGTCCCGTGTGTGGTGCTCAACGCCAAGAACGACGCCGAGGAAGCCGGGATCATCGCCGACGCGGGCGCCCACGGCCGGGTCACCGTCTCGACGCAGATGGCCGGGCGGGGCACCGACATCAAACTCGGCGGACATGACGGCAAGGACCGCGAGCGCATCGTCGAGTTGGGCGGGCTGGCCGTCGTGGGCACCGGTCTGCATCCCAGCAACCGCCTCGACCAGCAGCTTCGTGGCCGCGCAGGCCGACAGGGCGATCCCGGTGGGTCGGTGTTCTTCGCCTCCGCCGAGGACGAGTTGATCGTGCAGCACGCACCCGAGGCCGCCGCGAAGCTCTCCGCCGACGAGGCCCAGGAGTTCACCGGTCGTGGCGCCCAGCAGGCCTTCGCGCATGCACAGCGGGTCGCCGAGGGTGTCGGACTGGAGATCCATCGCAACACCTGGCGGTACACGAGCCTGGTCTCGCATCAACGGCGGCTGATCAGCGAGCATCGTGATGAGCTGCTGCGCACCGACCTGGCGAGCCGCACTGCAGCCGAACAGCATCCGAAACGCCATGCGGAGTTGGTCGAGGAACTCGGTGAGGAGACGGTGGAGCAGGCGGCCCGGTTGATCGCGCTCTACCATCTCGACGACCGCTGGGCCGATCACCTCGCCTATCTGGCCGATCTGCGGGAGAGCATCCACCTGCACGCACTGGCGAAGGAGAATCCGCTCGACGAGTTCCATCGGGCGGCGATCCCCGCGTTCAACAAGATCCGTACCGATGCGGCGGACGCGGCGGCGGACACCTTCGAGACGGCCGAGATCACCTCGGAGGGCGTCGATCTGGATTCCGAGGGTCTGCGGCGGCCGAGTGCGACCTGGACGTACCTGGTCAACGACAACCCCTTCGGCTCAGAGGCCGATCGCGCCATCGGGGCGCTGCGCAGCATGGCGTTGGGCGGGCGGCGGTCGAGCCAGCGCAGCAGGCGCAGCGAGGACTGA
- a CDS encoding proteasome assembly chaperone family protein, producing MALDPQELYEVDSDVPDLNGAVLLHHFEGFMDAGAAGRLLAEHLTETAGGRIVARFDIDGLIDYRSRRPTMTFAADHWEAYDKPELVVWQLFDADGTPFLLLTGPEPDQQWELFIAAVRSLIERWGVRLAVGFHGIPMGVPHTRPLGVVPHASRPELLDEWTDGSHPALGDRIQVPGSVSALLELRLGEAGLDAMGFAAHVPHYLAQSTYPTAAVTLLESVGRAAGLSFHSDELRAAAERVEIEINRQVVESTEVTDVVRALERQYDSFELAPGKRSLLVEEGQPLPTADELGSEFERFLAEQGPNQPEQ from the coding sequence GTGGCGCTCGATCCGCAGGAGCTGTACGAGGTGGACTCCGACGTCCCCGACCTGAACGGTGCGGTTCTGCTGCATCACTTCGAGGGGTTCATGGACGCGGGGGCGGCGGGCAGGCTGCTCGCCGAGCACCTCACGGAGACGGCCGGTGGTCGCATCGTCGCGCGATTCGACATCGACGGGCTGATCGACTATCGATCGCGCAGGCCGACCATGACCTTCGCGGCCGACCACTGGGAGGCCTACGACAAGCCGGAGCTGGTGGTCTGGCAGCTCTTCGACGCAGACGGGACTCCGTTCCTGCTGCTCACCGGGCCCGAGCCGGACCAACAGTGGGAGCTGTTCATCGCCGCCGTGCGCAGCCTGATCGAGCGGTGGGGAGTCCGGCTCGCGGTGGGCTTCCACGGCATCCCGATGGGCGTGCCGCACACCAGGCCGCTGGGTGTGGTCCCGCACGCCTCACGTCCGGAACTGCTCGACGAGTGGACCGACGGTTCGCACCCGGCCCTGGGCGATCGCATCCAGGTACCCGGCAGCGTGTCGGCTCTGCTGGAGCTGCGGCTCGGCGAGGCGGGCCTGGACGCGATGGGTTTCGCCGCCCACGTCCCGCACTACCTGGCGCAGTCGACCTACCCGACTGCTGCGGTCACGCTGCTGGAATCGGTCGGGCGGGCCGCCGGACTCAGCTTCCACTCGGACGAACTGCGCGCGGCAGCCGAGCGGGTGGAGATCGAGATCAACCGGCAGGTGGTCGAGTCGACCGAGGTCACCGACGTGGTACGGGCGCTGGAACGGCAGTATGACTCGTTCGAGTTGGCGCCCGGCAAGCGCAGCCTGCTGGTCGAGGAGGGGCAGCCTCTGCCGACCGCCGACGAACTCGGCTCGGAGTTCGAACGCTTCCTCGCCGAACAGGGGCCGAACCAGCCGGAGCAGTGA
- a CDS encoding ABC transporter ATP-binding protein, translating into MRLTLDDVSVSIAGKTLVRELRLAVDSGEIVGLVGPNGSGKSTALRCVYRALRPSSGAVLLDDVDLADLSLRESARSVAALTQETSVDLDFTVEEVVALGRFPHLRDSQALGAREDELCAAAMRRVDVAHLAQRGVLTLSGGERQRVYIARALVQEPRVLVLDEPTNHLDVRHQIELLSFLRGAQLTVLIALHDMNLAAATCDRIGVLSGGELVAIGKPGEVLTPELMREVFGVEATIVSHPNTGAPQLLYDLSPQPAQPNHRHAGPREEGTRT; encoded by the coding sequence ATGCGACTCACGCTCGATGACGTCTCGGTGTCGATCGCCGGGAAGACCCTGGTCCGTGAATTGCGGCTCGCCGTGGACAGCGGCGAGATCGTCGGACTCGTCGGTCCCAACGGCAGTGGGAAGTCCACGGCACTGCGCTGTGTCTACCGGGCCTTACGGCCCAGCTCCGGCGCGGTGCTGCTCGACGACGTCGACCTCGCCGATCTCTCCCTCCGGGAGAGTGCCCGCTCGGTGGCGGCATTGACCCAGGAGACCAGCGTCGACCTCGACTTCACCGTCGAGGAGGTGGTGGCACTCGGCCGCTTCCCGCACCTGCGCGACAGCCAGGCACTCGGGGCACGCGAGGACGAGCTCTGTGCGGCGGCCATGCGAAGGGTCGATGTCGCTCACCTGGCCCAACGCGGCGTCCTGACGCTCTCCGGCGGCGAACGGCAGCGGGTGTACATCGCCAGAGCGCTGGTCCAGGAACCGAGGGTGCTCGTCCTCGACGAACCGACGAACCACCTCGATGTCCGCCATCAGATCGAGCTGTTGTCCTTCCTGCGTGGTGCGCAACTCACCGTGCTGATCGCACTGCACGACATGAACCTCGCCGCCGCCACCTGCGATCGGATCGGCGTCCTCTCCGGCGGGGAGCTGGTCGCGATCGGGAAACCGGGCGAGGTCCTCACCCCGGAATTGATGCGCGAGGTCTTCGGGGTCGAGGCCACCATCGTCAGCCACCCGAACACCGGTGCGCCGCAGCTGCTCTACGACCTGAGCCCGCAACCCGCCCAGCCGAATCATCGGCACGCCGGGCCCCGAGAAGAAGGAACCCGAACATGA
- a CDS encoding helix-turn-helix transcriptional regulator gives MLITGPPPSTDSTSGSTGPHRPFERTDTTEVASRRERERRVLSDLRDLAGTRVSTVRLFEELGSVLPQAVGFDAVCWHDTDPLIGLPTSMVSDTLDPRGIAQALDLEFTANDVGTVAEMQAKGSRVTTISQVTHGHPERSIRMREQLSGYGFGDELRLRCDIGAGSWGFAAFMREKARGSFTVEEIRFADQANRLITTALRHSHLPRPGAAVPGSASVPAVVILGSSNELVAADRPGQRLIAELADSASDVLAVPTAFPIIAKLARIAEETPDALPAELRVQTRNGHWVVLRGSVLHGATGPQVAISATAPTAAEIMPVVLNAHGLTPREQLVIREVLGGGSTKEIAKALSLTALTVQDHLKSIFTKFGAHSRGELVARLSFGTQRPDSSGQSR, from the coding sequence GTGTTGATCACCGGGCCGCCGCCGAGCACGGATTCGACGAGCGGATCCACCGGGCCGCATCGGCCATTCGAGAGAACGGACACCACCGAGGTGGCGAGTCGTCGCGAACGCGAGCGTCGGGTGTTGAGCGACCTCCGCGACCTGGCGGGAACCCGGGTCAGCACGGTCCGGTTGTTCGAGGAACTCGGCTCGGTGCTGCCGCAGGCCGTCGGCTTCGATGCCGTGTGCTGGCATGACACCGATCCGTTGATCGGGCTGCCGACCTCGATGGTCAGCGACACCCTCGACCCGCGTGGCATCGCGCAGGCCCTGGATCTCGAGTTCACCGCCAACGACGTCGGCACCGTGGCCGAGATGCAGGCCAAGGGCAGCCGGGTGACGACGATCAGCCAGGTCACGCACGGCCACCCCGAGCGCAGCATCCGGATGCGGGAACAGCTGTCCGGTTACGGATTCGGCGACGAGCTCCGGCTGCGTTGCGATATCGGTGCGGGCAGCTGGGGTTTCGCGGCGTTCATGCGGGAGAAGGCGCGAGGCTCGTTCACAGTGGAGGAGATCCGCTTCGCGGACCAGGCGAATCGACTCATCACCACCGCGCTGCGGCACTCACACCTCCCCCGGCCGGGAGCGGCGGTACCGGGATCGGCCTCGGTACCCGCCGTGGTGATCCTGGGATCCAGCAACGAGTTGGTGGCCGCCGACCGTCCCGGACAGCGGTTGATCGCGGAGCTCGCCGACTCGGCGTCCGACGTGCTGGCGGTTCCCACCGCGTTCCCGATCATCGCCAAGCTGGCCAGAATCGCCGAGGAGACCCCGGACGCCCTTCCCGCCGAGTTACGTGTGCAGACCCGCAACGGCCACTGGGTCGTCCTGCGTGGCTCGGTGCTGCACGGAGCCACCGGACCGCAGGTCGCGATCTCGGCGACCGCACCGACCGCCGCCGAGATCATGCCCGTCGTGTTGAACGCACACGGACTCACGCCTCGCGAGCAGCTCGTCATCCGCGAGGTACTGGGCGGCGGCAGCACGAAGGAGATCGCCAAGGCGCTCTCGCTGACCGCACTCACCGTTCAAGACCACCTGAAGTCGATCTTCACGAAGTTCGGTGCGCACAGCAGGGGCGAGTTGGTGGCCCGACTCTCCTTCGGCACACAGCGACCGGACTCCTCAGGCCAAAGCCGCTGA
- a CDS encoding FecCD family ABC transporter permease → MWTVVGLSVAILGSVVLAISLGPTTVPLDDTLRYLGAALTGGVIDSSEVSKYTIIWEVRTPRVLLAVVVGAGLSIIGVAVQAMVRNALADPFVLGISSGASVGASAVVVFGAFAALGVYALSAAAFLSALVASVLVYAAAHSRAGLSPLRLVLTGVVLSYGFQAIMTVMIFLSPNGEAARTVLFWLLGSLGAATWTSLPVAAVAVVAALIVLRYRSRSLDVMAMGDETAGSLGVDTTKLRRGLFLLTAVVTGALVAVSGAIGFVGLVMPHLVRLLFGSSHAKVLLITPLAGALFLIWVDLVSRTLVAPRELPLGVITALIGVPVFIGLIRKRGYVFGGR, encoded by the coding sequence ATGTGGACGGTGGTCGGCCTGTCGGTCGCCATCCTCGGCTCCGTGGTGTTGGCGATCAGCCTCGGACCCACCACCGTCCCGCTGGACGACACGCTGCGTTATCTGGGCGCGGCGCTGACCGGGGGAGTCATCGACTCCAGCGAGGTCTCGAAGTACACGATCATCTGGGAGGTCCGCACTCCCCGCGTCCTGCTCGCCGTGGTGGTCGGTGCAGGACTGAGCATCATCGGCGTCGCGGTGCAGGCCATGGTCCGCAACGCCCTGGCAGACCCGTTCGTACTGGGAATCTCCTCGGGCGCCTCGGTGGGCGCCAGTGCGGTCGTCGTCTTCGGCGCCTTCGCGGCCTTAGGCGTCTACGCGCTGTCTGCGGCGGCCTTCCTCAGCGCCCTCGTCGCCTCGGTGCTGGTCTACGCCGCCGCCCACAGTCGAGCAGGCCTGAGCCCGTTACGCCTGGTGCTCACCGGTGTCGTGCTGTCCTACGGATTCCAGGCGATCATGACCGTGATGATCTTCCTCTCGCCCAACGGAGAGGCCGCTCGTACGGTGTTGTTCTGGCTGCTCGGCAGCCTGGGCGCGGCGACCTGGACCTCGCTGCCGGTGGCCGCCGTCGCGGTCGTGGCGGCGCTGATCGTGCTTCGGTACCGCAGCCGCTCGCTGGACGTGATGGCGATGGGCGACGAGACCGCGGGCAGTCTCGGCGTGGACACCACCAAGCTGCGCCGTGGCCTGTTCCTCCTCACCGCCGTCGTCACCGGCGCGCTCGTCGCGGTCAGCGGGGCCATCGGCTTCGTCGGACTGGTCATGCCGCACCTGGTGCGGTTGCTGTTCGGCTCCAGCCACGCCAAGGTGCTGTTGATCACCCCGCTGGCCGGGGCGCTCTTCCTGATCTGGGTCGACCTGGTGTCCCGCACCCTGGTGGCCCCGCGCGAACTGCCGCTGGGCGTGATCACCGCGCTCATCGGCGTGCCAGTGTTCATCGGTTTGATCCGTAAACGCGGCTATGTGTTCGGGGGCCGCTGA